aataaaaagagtaaGGGGCACTATCGCGATAGCCAAAGGTATCGTCACGATAATAGCCGTCCCCAGGCAATCAATGCAGTGGGCCAAACACGTGTTAAGAATGATCCTACCCCGAGGTATAAGACATACACACATTTGAATGCCCCATGCACGACCATTTACCCCAGTATAGCTCACTTGATACCAAAGCCAAGGCCGAGGGAACCAGATTTCAAGTCCACGAAGAACACaggcatgttttgtggttaCCACGAGTATAATAGCCATGATGGCGAGAAATGTATCACCCTCCGTGATCATATTGAAGCTTTGGCacgtgaaggaaaaattgaccaATTTCTCCTTTACCCTCCAAGGGATAACCGCAACCAACGCCAAGTGAATGTGATATATTCCATAAGCGGTGGCACACCCATATCTGAATCTTCCAACAGGgccatgaaaaacaatgaacGAATGTTGAAGCCTGGCCACCAAGTGTTTCACGTGGAAGACATCAGGGGAGGCAAGTATCAAAAGCCTAACTGGGATCCAATATGTTTCTACCTTGAGGAAGAAAGATGTATTATCTATCCTCACAACGACCCATTGATTGTGGAGGCTCACATAGCCAACTTTGATGTACGACGAATCCTGGTAGACACGGGGGCGTCGGTCAATATCATGTTTGCTGAAgcttttaaaacacttaatgTAGCTGAACATTTGCTCGATCACTCGGTTTCTCCTCTGATAAGCTTCTCTGGTGATGTCATGCAACCTTTAGGTAGCATACATTTACCCTTCACCATCGGTACAGGCCCGTACATAGCCACCATTATCACTAACTTCTTGGTGGTTGACTGCCCAACGGCATACAATGTCATCTTTGGGTGCACAGGCATTAATGATCTCAAGGTCATGGTATCCACAcatatgttgttgatgaaatttccaACCCCCTATGGCAATGGTTACATTATAGGAGATCAACTTAGTGCATGATCATGTTACAACATTTCAGTCAAGCAACAACACTTGCATGTACCCAAAAAAACACTTTCTATAGATGACCAAGTTATCAAGACCAACTCGGACAAAGCCAACTTGAATATTCACGGTGGTAACAATTAACCCGACGATCCTCGAGATGACTCTTTCACTCAACAAGAATAACCTGCTAAAGAGTTGGAGAAGGTCTCTATCTCAAAAGATTATCCAAATCGCATAGTGAAGATTGGCACCACTTTGTCACCGCCCATTCGGTTGGCATTGATCTCTTTTTTGCAAGAGAACACTGAAGTCTTCGCCTGGTCATACAAGGACATGCCAAACATCTCTCCCGATATCATTTGTCATCGCTTGAGTATTGATCCTAAGACCAAGTCGGTGAGACAGAAGCGAAGATCTTATGATGCTAAACGATATGAAGTAATGAAGgcagaagttgaaaaactcaTCCGTGAAGTCAATTATCCAACGTGGGTAGCAAATGTGGTCCTTGTTAAGAAAAATCCGACCAAGGAAAGTCTCTTGCTTCAAAAGATCTTGTGGAAAGTATGTGTTGACTACACCGACTTAAACAAAGGATACCCAAATGATAGCTTTCCTCTTCCTCTCATTGATAGACTTGTAGACTCTATAACAGGGTGTGAGCTCTTAAACTTCATGGATGCTTACTTAGGGTACAAACAAATCCTCATGAACCCTTCAGACCAAGAACACACGACCTTCACCACTGATAGATGACTATATTGCTATaaagtcatgccattcggcctaaAGAATGCAAGGGCGACTTATCAAAGATTAGTCAATTCAATGTTCGCTGAACAGATTGGGAAAAGCatggaagtttatgttgatgatatgttagtcAAAAGCAAACATGTTGACCAACACATTGCCAACTTGTCTGAAACCTTCTCCATCCTGAAGAAGTATCGAATGAGGTTGAACCCCAACAAATGCGCTTTCGGTGTGGGCTCTGGAAAATTCTTGGGCTTCATGATTAGCCAACGAGGTATTAAAGCTAACCCCGAGAAGATCAAAGCAATAATGGACATGAAAGAACTAGTAACCTCAAAAGACATCCAGAGCCTTACTGGCAAGGTGGCAGCCTTGACCAGGTTCATCTCTAAGGCCACAGACAAATAAGCtcttttttcaaagcacttaAGGGAAGTAAGAAGTACATCACGTGGACCGATAAATGTGCCGAAGCATTTAAGAACCTCAAGGAGTACATGAGTAAAGCCCCTCTGCTTTCCAAATCTGAAGTTGGCGACACCCTAATTGTCTATCTATCTGTCTCAGCTTCAGCAGTTAGTTCCGTCCTCATTCGTATGGATGGTAGTATCGAATGACCTGTCTACTACGCTAACAAGGCTTTACAAGATGCGGAGACACAATACTCCAACATTGAGAAATTAGCTCTAGCATTAGTCATGTCTGCTCGGAAACTTCGCCCCTACTTCCAAGCACACTCCATCATCGTGCTTACCAATCACCCCCTTCGACAAATACTTCAGAGTCCTGACACTTCGGGGCAAATGATCAAATGGGCCATAGCACTAGGAGAGTTTGACATCTCCTACCACCCAAAGCTAGTTGAAAAGGGCCAACCAGTTGCAGATTTCATTGTGGAATTCACTTATCCCGATGACATTTCTCCTACACCTGAGGCAGTGGCTTCATTACCCCTGGAAACCCGGAAGGTAGAACCAACACTACCAGTATGGACTCTATATGTTGATGGCTCATCCAACCAATAGGGTTGTGGAGCAGGACTAGTCTTGACTACCCCCAACAAAGTGGCAATGGAGTATGCTATTCGCTTCAAATTCAAGGCGTCAAACAATGAAACCAAGTATGAGGCCCTTTTAGCAGGCTTACGTTTGGCCAAACACCTTggagttaaacaaattaatatcttcAGTGACTTCCAATTGGTGGTTAACCAGGTCACGAACAACTTTGATGCTAAGGATAACTCCATGGCAGCGTATCTTGCACAAACGCAGCTTTTGCTCAAGCATTTCCACTACCAGATCACCCAAGTCCCTCGAGCGGCAAACAGTCATGCAGACGCTTTGCCTCGCCTTGCCTCAGTAGTGGAAGACAAGATTGGGAGAAAAATTCATGTCGAATTGTTGGCAACATCAAGCACCATGGTCACAGAAATATGCCACTTGCAACAAGGGGATAGCTGGATCACcccaatttataaattccttgTTCATTGCACTCTCCCAAATGATAAAATCCAAGCTAAACAGATTTGATACAAATCTACCCGCTACCTAATCATTAATGACCAACTCTACAAGCGAGGTTTTAACCTACCATACTTACGGTGCCTCACACCTGCGAAAGCGGAAATTGTCATTCGAGAAATACATGAAGGAGTCTGTGGAGATCATGCTGGATCTCGATCCCTAACACACAAGGCTTTTCACCAAGGATATTACTAGCCAACACTCCACCAAGATGCCATCAGAATATCCCGCTCATGTGATAAATGTCAACGCTACGCAACTATTCATCACTCTCCCCCCCCCCGGGAGCCTCATACTCCTATGATCAGCCCTTGGCCCTTGGCCCAATGGGGACTTGATTTGATCGGCCCAATGCCTGCAGGAAAGGGCAAGGTTCGTTATGCAATCGTTACAGTTGACTACTTCACAAAGTGGGCCGAAGTATAACCCTTGGCAACCATTACTGAGGCAAAAATAGAAGACTTCGTATAGAAGAACATCCTTTTCAGTTTTGGCATTCCTAATGCAATAGTCACGGACAATGGGCGACAGTTCGACAACAAGAAGTTCAGGATGTTTTGTTCTAAGTTTAACATCAACTTATGTTTTGCCTCCTCAGCTCATCCCCAGTCTAACAAACAAGTTGAGGccatcaacaaaataatcaagttCAGTTTGAAAACCAGCTTGGACAAGGCTAAAGGTTGTAGGCCAGAATTTGTACCCCAAGTTCTTTGGTTATACCGCACTTCATTTCGGACTTTAACAGGAGAAACTCCATTCTCACTTGCCTTTGGTAAAGAGGCTGTTGTCCAAGTTGAGCTTGAGCAAGCAACGTTCCGAGTCTAGAACTACATAcaaagtgaaaatgacaaacaacTCACCCTCAACTTGGATCTAGTCGAGGAACACAGAAACTAAGCCCACTTGAGGAATGTCGCCTATAAATAGCATGAGGACTGGGTACTGAAGAAAAGACTACTCTGCGACAAAGTCCTGAGTGAAGGCACACTTAGCCTAAATTAGGATGGACCGTTTGAAGTTATTGGCATCAGTCGCCCTGGTTCTTACAAGCTCAGGAGCTCCGATGGTAAGACCCTTGGCCATCCATTGAACGCTTATCACTTGAAGTACTATTACAAGTAGACTCACACTGTACAAGTGTTGAGCTACGGCCATTCGGCATCCTATGTAATGAAGGTTATTTGCCATCAATTCAATAAAGAGGTGATTTACACAATTTTGTTTTAACTCCCTTACATCCCTATCACTGAAACGCTTAGGTTTGAAGCTTTAAAACGAATGCTTACAACATGAAATAAAGTCTAAGTATATGTCAACATGACTtatatccaaacaagggatcccatcatacattccaacacattcatacataaACATCATAAATTCTAACACATTCatacataaacatcatacattccaacacatCTATACATAAGCCAACTATGCTTCGAAAAGGTTCAACATATTTTGTGTCATTCGACACTTGCTATAATGTGCCTCGACACCTTGCCcttattctcaccaaccaaatgatgaaatgtgaagaaTGAACTTATTTTCATACCACTAaacaggtgatgaaatgtacaactcGTACTCTcattcatgccaccaaccaggtgatgaaatgtacaacccgTACTCTAAcatcatttggcaacttgccactcatgccaccaaccaagtgaagaaggaactcatcttcgtgccaccaaccaggtgatgaaatgtacaacccgTACTCTAAcatcatttggcaacttgccactcatgccaccaaccaggtgaagaaggaactcatcttcgtgccaccaaccaagtgatgaaatgtgatGAAAGGTGATAAAGGAACTCACATTCGTACCACTAATCAAGTGATGAAAGCAACTCACCATTCATTCCACCAACCAGAAGACGAGTGGTACAACTTGTACATGTGAACTCCtaacattcataaataatcaaaaaccCTCAAGCTTTACAACTCAACTAGGGGAGCACTTATGCCTAATAAGAGTTATAGTcaccaacaaagtcttattgcaAGCCAACAACAGCTAGTGCATGATATACGAAGATCAAGCTCTTCAGCCCTCTTACATCTGCTTCAGACATTTCTCCTCTGTAACAATGCAAACACTACAGCTTGtagaaagcttcacacactcttgatcaagactgttcgaagcaaatttaatttatatggtTCATCTAAACCTTCGACTACTACAAGGTATAGCTTGCATCACAATCTCTTGCTCaacagtgtggaagcaaaatttgtatatgttgtctctcccacattttcaaatttctaaaaaaaaaaaaaaaaaaaaaaaaaaaaaaaaaaaggaaattgggaaattcaacaacttcaacaaatggagggtaactacaattctcaaaaactTCACACACttttgatcaagatagtgtgaagcaaaatcaattcatggtgcccaacaaagcttcaacctcaaagcttcacctacaaagcttcaacacaaaagcttcatcaaataaagcttcatcaatggagaccaactacaattctcaaaagcttcacacactcttgatcaaagtagtgtgaagcaaaatcaatttatggtgcccaacaaagcttcacctacaaagcttcaacacaaaagcttcacctacaaagcttcaatacaaaagtttcacctacaaagcttcaacacaaaagcttcaacagcaaaacttcacctacaaaacttcaacatcaaagcttcacccaaaaaaaaaaaaaaaaaaaaaaaacaaaaacaaaaaaaaaaaaaaaaaagggaaagaaagaaagaaagatgagcCTAGGCTTCCCTTTCTTTGGgcctaacaactttcataccaaatatatgtgaaggaggagttttgggcaaccacttagaaaggaaaatgatgaagttttgtttgaaaaattgcctactagcaagacacctccctcgaccggagacttgggggacttCTACCATGTACCACTATACCTTGGTACTCAGAAATTTCGCGACTACTCAGTgccttggatttttcaagtccccaaccgagaagttttcctcactcaagaaattaaaggagcactacttcaacctacagggtccacccacgaagtttcaacatgcaaacttcaacaaaataaaaaattcaaagaacttaGTGAAGGATACCTTAGTGTATTTAACACAACACATTGAATGAAGTAaagcttatttattgatatctttgataaattacaaatacgtgcatacacatgaatcaaaacaaacaaacaggagggcGCCTTCACAAAGGCTGCTCAGGAGAAGTCTCAACACTCGGCAAAGCCCCAGAAATAGGAAGCACCCGAGGGTAATTATTTGGAGCCTCAGTACGGGGCAGAACCCCAGAAAGAGGAGGCACCAGAGGTTGATCATTTGGAGCTTCAGTATGTGGTACAGCCTCAGAGGACGAAGGCAATAAATGCCTTTCGAACAAACTCACAAACCTCTGATAATCATTTAAAATCTGACCCTCGGATTCCTGTAACTGGttaagctttctcttcatggttGTAGCATAGCTATGTGCGAGCATGTGCAACTGTCTATTCTTGTGCTTAAGCCCTCTGATCTCCTGTTTGAGACTTATCACTTCAGCCGCCAACGATTCAACTTGGCGGGTTTGAGCAAATAGGCGTTAAGCCATATTAGACACAGaacctgcacactgaacactgaaagcTAGAGAATCCTTAACAGCTAACTCATCGGATCGTTTGGAAAGTAGTCTGTTGTCTTTGAGAGTGAGAAGATTCTTGGCCACCACCGCAGCGGTCATACAATTTTTCATCGAAGAGTCCCCAATAGTAAGGGGACCAGTAGGAGATATGGGCGCCATATGTTATCCTGAGGAGACATGGCTACCTCTTATACAGCATTCAAGTCCAAACGACGATCGGACGGGCCAGACATTCTcataaaatatgaagaaaaaatgaGGTACAATAAGTTTCAGAAGTATGAAAATAAGGGAAATTTTTCTACAAGCAATAACTTTCTGAACGTACTTCTTGAACTTAATTGGTGCTCCTATAAAAGAAAGAGCCAGGTCTTCAACAAGgctgcttcttcaaaaatcgaagaggcaccacgCTCCAAATTTCGAGAAGCGGATTTCCTGAGTTAAAATTTATTAGCAATCTTCACACGCAACATCAATTCCTCGAATACCAAGGACAACTTTGCCAAAGAACTCTGACAAAGTTAAGACAGGTAAATGTTGAAGGCCTAGTTACCCTACTATTACCCATAAGGATAAAGGAACAGCACCACTGCTTGATTATTGGAAAATCCTTATGTGTGTGAACCTCTGTGCTCCGTGGCAAAGCAGACTTGCAAAAATGCCCAACCTTTCTTCACATCTGAGAAAACACTCCCAACAAGATTGCTTgcccagaaatcgaagaggcaccgctcTCCGAATCTCGAGAACCATATCCTCAACAAGATtgcttgctcagaaatcgaaaaTGCACCG
This genomic stretch from Pyrus communis chromosome 2, drPyrComm1.1, whole genome shotgun sequence harbors:
- the LOC137724948 gene encoding uncharacterized protein, translating into MSARKLRPYFQAHSIIVLTNHPLRQILQSPDTSGQMIKWAIALGEFDISYHPKLVEKGQPVADFIVEFTYPDDISPTPEAVASLPLETRKGCGAGLVLTTPNKVAMEYAIRFKFKASNNETKYEALLAGLRLAKHLGVKQINIFSDFQLVVNQVTNNFDAKDNSMAAYLAQTQLLLKHFHYQITQVPRAANSHADALPRLASVVEDKIGRKIHVELLATSSTMVTEICHLQQGDSWITPIYKFLVHCTLPNDKIQAKQI